The genomic interval CCGGGCGCACAGCTGCGCGACCTCCGGAGCGTTGCGCTGTCCCGCGGCGACGAGAATCTCGCGAGGTTCCACGCGCGAGAGCGACTCCGCCAGCTCCGCCGCGCTCGACGCCTCCACCGCGAGGAACTCGCCCGTGGACGCCTCCAGCAGCGCGCCGCCCCAGCCGCGCTCGCTCCAACAGACCGCGGCCAGGAAGTTGCTGTCGCGAGGCTCCAGGACCTCCTCGTCCAGCACCATGCCCGGGGTGATGACCCGCGTCACCTCGCGCCGGACGATGCCGGGGCCACTGCCGGCCTCCTCCACCTGTTCGCAGATGGCGACCTTGAGCCCCTCCGAGATGAGGCGCGCGATGTAGCGGCGCGACGAGTGGTAGGGGATGCCGCACATCGGCACCTTGTCGGCGCCCTTGGCCCTGGCGGTGAGGGTGATCTGGAGGATCTCCGAGGCCTTCACCGCGTCCTCGAAGAACATCTCGTAGAAGTCCCCGAGCCGGAAGAAGAGCACCGTGTCCGGGTGCGACGCCTTCACCTCGAGGTACTGGCGCATCATGGGCGTCAGCGAGGCAATCTCCCTCGCGCCGGCCCCGTCGCTCGCCTTCTCCCCTTCCGAGCCGACGTCGGGCGTCGGGTCCACGGGAAGCTCCACCCCTGCTGCCTTGGCTGCCTTCGTCTGCTGCGTCACGGCCATCCTCGCCCTTCTCTCATGCCCCCACCCGTGGATCAACGAACGCCTCACCCTACCCGCCGCGTTTCCCTATCACCCGGGGCCGACATTTCGACAGGCCGCGGGCCGAAAACGGGTGCATGCCCCCACGGGTGCATGTCATGGGATTGAGGTCATGGAGACACCAACGACCTCGAACACTCCCCGGCCACGACCCCCGGCGCCTGTTCCCGCGCTCTTCCGGGTCGCCATCGCACCGCTCCAAGCCTTCTTCCGCCTCCAGGCGAGCAGCGGCATCCTGCTGGCCCTCTGCGCCGTGTTGGCCATGGCCTGGGCCAACTCACCGTGGGCCCCGTCGTATGCCCACCTCTTTGGTGCCCGCCTGGACCTCGGCGTGGCGGGCACCCAGGTGTCGTTCACTTTCCAGCAGCTCATCAACGACGGCCTGATGACGCTGTTCTTCTTCCTGGTGGGGATGGAGGTCAAGCGGGAGCTGAGCTCGGGTGAGCTGCGCACGTTGTCCCGAGCGATGCTGCCGCTCATCGCCGCGCTGGGAGGCATGGTGGTGCCCGCGGCGCTCTACGCGGCCATCAACGCGGGGACACCCGCCATGGCGGGTTGGGCCATCCCCATGGCCACGGACATCGCGTTCGCCATCGGTTGTCTCACGCTGGTCAAGGCGCGCGTGGGCCACGGGCTGGTCGTCTTCCTCACGGCGCTGGCCATCTTCGACGACATCGGAGGCATCCTGGTCATCGCCATGTTCTATGGCACGGGCCTGCACGTGGAGTGGCTCCTGGCCGCCGCGGCGGTCGTGGCTTTGCTCGTGGCGTTCAACCGCTTCTACGTGCGCAATGGCGTCTGGTGGCTGCTGGCGGGTGTGGCGCTCTGGTACACGATGCACCACGGGGGCATCCACGCGACGCTCGCGGGCGTGGTGGTGGGCCTGTGCATCCCCGCGCGCCCCACGCGTCCGGGCCGGGAGGTGATGGAGGAGCTGTCCGGTTACGTCCAGGGCAGCATCGCGAAGGCCGAGGACGAGTCGATGCGGAGCGCGCAGTTGCTCTACATCGAGGAGAGGCTGGAGGAGCTGGAGCCGCCGCTCAACCGCTTCGAGCACATGCTGCACGGGTGGGTGGCGTACGGCATCGTTCCGCTGTTCGCGCTGGCGAACTCGGGCATCTCGCTGGAGGGGATGGGCTGGGGAGATTTGCTCGCGCCGTTGCCCTTGGGAATCATCGTGGGCCTCTTCGTGGGCAAGCAGGTGGGCATCTTCGCCTTCACGGTGGGGGCGCTGAAGGCGGGGGTCTCCGAGATGCCGGCGGGAGGCAACCTGGTGCGGCTGCATGGCGTGTCCGTGGTGGCGGGCATCGGCTTCACGGTGGCGCTGTTCGTCGCGGGCCTGGCCTTCGCGGGGCAGCCGGAGCTGCTGACCGAGGCGAAGCTGGGCATCCTGGTGGGGTCGCTGTTGTCGGCGGTGGTGGGCTATAGCGTGCTGCGGTTCGTGGCGAAGCCGGTGACACCGGCGTAACGTCTCGCGCCGAGGAGACAGATTCCCGCGTGATTCTCCAGGACCTCAATCGTGTGCGGCAGATCACCGTCATCGCGGCCCGCCATGGCTTTGGCGAGGTCCTGGAGCGCGCGGGCCTCTGGCGCATCCTGGGGCGCAAGGAGAAGGTGGAGGTGTCGCCGGAGGCGCAGCGTGCGTCCACGGCGCGCCGCTTCCGGATGCTCCTGAACGACCTGGGGCCCACGTTCGTGAAGCTGGGCCAGGTGTTGTCCACGCGGGCGGACCTGTTGCCCGCGGAGTTCATCGACGAGCTGTCGTTGCTCCAGGACAACGTGGACCCCATCCCGTTGGAGCAGGTGCACGCGCAGATTCGCGAGTCGCTGGGCAAGGACGCGAAGGAGTTGTTCAAGCAGATCGACGAGGTGCCGCTGGCCGCGGCCTCCATCGCCCAGGTGCACCGCGCGGTGACGCTGGAGGGTGACGAGGTGGTGGTGAAGGTGCAGCGGCCAGGCATCGCCGCGAACATCGACTCGGACCTCGCGGTGTTGCGCAACCTGGCGCGGCTGCTGGAGGCGGTGGTCGAGGAGACGGGCATCTACACGCCCACGGGCATCGTCGACGAGTTCGACCGGGCGATTCACGAGGAGTTGGACTTCGTCAACGAGGCGACCAACGTCCGGGCGTTCCTGGAGAACCACCGGGAGCGGCCCTACCTCAAGATTCCGAAGGTGTACTCGGCGCTGTCCAGCCGGACGGTGCTGACGTTGGAGTTCATCCGCGGGGTGAAGATCAACCAGGCGGAGCTGTCGGACGAGGACCGGAAGACGATTGCGCAGCACATCCTGGAGGCGAGCTTCCGGCAGCTCTTCGACGACGGGTTGTTCCATGGGGACCCGCACCCCGGAAACCTGTTGTTGTTGGAGGGTAACCGGCTGGCGCTGCTGGACTTCGGCATCGTCGGGCGGCTGTCGCGGCCGATGCAGGAGACGCTGGTGATGTTGTGCCTGGCAGTGGCGCTGAAGGACAGCGACTCGGTGGCGCGCATCCTCTACCGGGTAGGCGTGCCGGACGCGCGGGCGAACCTGGTGGGGTTCCGCAACGACATCGAGGGAATTCTCGGGCAGCACCTGCCGACGACGTTGGGACAGGTGGATACACGTTCGTTGCTGCGGGACTTGTTGGACCTGGCGGTGAAGTACCGCATCCGGATTCCGAAGGAGTACGCGATTCTGAGTCGGGCCTCGGTGTCGACCGAGGGGATGCTGCGCAGCCTGTATCCGGAGATGAACATCATCGAGGTGGTGCTGCCCTACGCGAAGGAGTTGCTCGCGGGGCGGTATGACCCGATGCAGTTGCAGGGCGGGCTGATGCGCACGCTCTTGCGGCTCCAGTCGATGGCGGCGGACCTGCCGACGCAGCTGTCGCAGATCCTGCTCGACATGGAGTCGGGCAAGTTCACCGTGACGGTGCGGGCGGACCAGTTCGAGAAGCTGAACGAGAACCTGCGCAGCGCGGCGGTGATTGCGTTCATGGGGCTGTGCGCGTGTGGGTTCATCGTGGGCGCGTTCATCTCGTTCGCGCCCAAGCCGTGGATGTACGGGAACATTCCGGTGCTGGGCGCCGTGGGAATCGCGCTGGCGGCGGGCCTGTTTGGCGCGGCCATCACCTGGTACCTCTTCGGCGGACGCGGACTTGGCAAGGTGCGGCTGAGCCGGTTCTTGAAGGCGCCGAAGCGCAAGTAGTCCCCCTCGAAAGCGAGACAGACATGAGCAACGTCTACGACATTCCCCTGAAGGCCATCGACGGCGCGCCTGTGACGCTGGGCAAGTTCAAGGGCAAGGTGCTGCTGGTCGTCAACGTGGCCTCCAAGTGTGGCCTGACGCCGCAGTACGCGGGGCTCGAGAAGCTCTTCGAGCAGAAGAACGCCCAGGGCCTCGAGGTCCTCGGCTTCCCGGCCAACAACTTCCTGGGCCAGGAGCCCGGCACCGAGGCCGAGATTCAGCAGTTCTGCGACCTCAACTACGCCGTGAAGTTCCCCCTCTTCTCGAAGATCTCCGTCGTGGGCGAGGACAAGCACCCGCTCTACCAGCAACTCACCGCCGCCGTCCCCAACGCCACCGGCGAAGGCTCCATGCGCGCGCGCCTCAAGGGCTTCGGCATCGAGGCCAACCCGGTTCCCGAAGTGCAATGGAACTTCGAGAAGTTCCTCATCGGCCGCGATGGCCGCGTCGCCGCCCGCTTCGCCCCCGATGTGACGGCGGAAGACCCTCGGCTCGTCCAGGCCATCGACGCCGAACTGGCGAAGTCCGCGTAGGCATCCCCACGCGGACCTCACCCTGGCCGGTCCGTCTCAGTCAGACCGGCCTGCGGAAACTGTCCGCCAGGTCCGCCGGAAGCTGCGAGGCCACCGCGGCCACCTCGTCCTCGGGAATCCTGTCCCGCACCGCGGTGAAGACCACCGTCATCACCCGGAACGCCTGGTCCACCGGAATCTTCAGGTGGTCCGCCACATCCCCGATGAACTCGTCGCGGTGCATGCGGCGCGCATGCGACGGGCCTCGGAGGATGGTGCACTCGCCGACGATTTCGCCGATGTCGCGGCCCAACGCGCGCATCAGCTTCACGTCTTCTCCATCCGACAAGCGCCGCGCCAACGTGCACAGCACCGCGTGCGCCGCGTCCCGCGCCTCCAGCTTGTTGACCAGCACCTCCCGGCTGTTGCCGATTTCGTCCAGGAACCCTTGAAGGTCCAGGGACTCATCGCGCTCCTTCACGGGGGTGATGTTGGGAGGAAGCTCCGTCTCCTGCGCCATGGGGTGTCTCCTTGCTCGCCGTGGACGCGAGGCCCATTCGCGGCCTGCACCACACGGTGGCCACGCCATCCACGCGCTTCAGCAAGAGGACACTGCCCCCGTCTCCACTTCGCTCCCCATCAAGCCGTCAATCCGCTCGGCCGGCCCCCTGCCCTCTCTCCTCGACACGAGAGAGGGCACGTCGAACCTCAGCCGTGCGCCGCTGGACGAGGCTCCTCGCCCCCTTCACGCGCGGGCTGCACGGGGCCGCCTGCCTCGTCGTCCGGGCGCTTGCCCCGCCAGTTGGCCAGCCGCGTCTTCATCCGGTCCGCCACCACGTAGAAGGCCGGAACGACCACCAGGCTCAACACCGTGGACACGGAGAGCCCACCCAGCACCGCGATGGACATGGGCGCACGCGTCTCGCTGCCCGCGCCCAAAGCCAGCGCCGCGGGCACCGCCGCCATCATCGTCGCCGTGGACGTCATCAAGATGGGCCGCAACCGCACCGGACCCGCGCGAGCCATCGCCTCCACCGCGTTCAACCCCAGCTCCCGCTGCTGGAGCGCGTAGTCCACCAGGATGATGGAGTTCTTCTTCACGATGCCCATCAACAGCAACAAGCCAATCATGCTGAAGATGTTCAGCGTGCTGCCTGTCCCCAGGAGCGCGAACGCCGCCCCCGCGACCGACAACGGCAGAATCGTGAGCACCGTCACGGGATGCAGGAACGAGTTGAACTGCGCGCCCAGCACCATGTACGCGACGCCAATCCCCAGGAAGAGCGCGAAGAACAAGCTGCTCATCGAGTCCCGGAACGCCACACTCGCGCCACCGGGAACCACGCGCACTCCACCCGGAAGGTCCTTCGCCAGGCGCTCCACCGTCGCCAGCGCGTCCTCCTGATTCGAGCCCGGCGCCACGTTGGCGAAGATGCTGATGGCGCGCTCTCTGTCGCGTCGGGTGATGGCCTGCAACGCGGGCCGCTCCTCCTGCTCCACCAACGTCGACAACGGCACCAGCGCGCCGCTCGCCGTGCGCACCTTCAGCAGCGCCAGGTCCTCCGGACGCGAGCGCTGGCCCGCCATCAAGCGCAGGCGCACGTCGATGCGGCGGCCTCCCGTGCTGTACTTGCCCACCCGCACGCCACCCACCAGCGCGTTGATGGTCGTCGCCACCGCCTGCATCGGAACACCCAGGTCCGCCGCGCGCGCGCGGTCCGGCATGATGCGCAGCTCGGGCATGCCCACCTGGTAGTCGGTGTCCACGTCCACCACCTTGCCGCTCGCCTGCACCTTCTCGCGCATCTCCTGGCTCGACTTCACCAGCTCATCCCAGTCCGAGCCGCGGACGCTGAACTCCACC from Myxococcus stipitatus carries:
- a CDS encoding DUF2267 domain-containing protein; protein product: MAQETELPPNITPVKERDESLDLQGFLDEIGNSREVLVNKLEARDAAHAVLCTLARRLSDGEDVKLMRALGRDIGEIVGECTILRGPSHARRMHRDEFIGDVADHLKIPVDQAFRVMTVVFTAVRDRIPEDEVAAVASQLPADLADSFRRPV
- a CDS encoding glutathione peroxidase, giving the protein MSNVYDIPLKAIDGAPVTLGKFKGKVLLVVNVASKCGLTPQYAGLEKLFEQKNAQGLEVLGFPANNFLGQEPGTEAEIQQFCDLNYAVKFPLFSKISVVGEDKHPLYQQLTAAVPNATGEGSMRARLKGFGIEANPVPEVQWNFEKFLIGRDGRVAARFAPDVTAEDPRLVQAIDAELAKSA
- a CDS encoding ABC1 kinase family protein; amino-acid sequence: MILQDLNRVRQITVIAARHGFGEVLERAGLWRILGRKEKVEVSPEAQRASTARRFRMLLNDLGPTFVKLGQVLSTRADLLPAEFIDELSLLQDNVDPIPLEQVHAQIRESLGKDAKELFKQIDEVPLAAASIAQVHRAVTLEGDEVVVKVQRPGIAANIDSDLAVLRNLARLLEAVVEETGIYTPTGIVDEFDRAIHEELDFVNEATNVRAFLENHRERPYLKIPKVYSALSSRTVLTLEFIRGVKINQAELSDEDRKTIAQHILEASFRQLFDDGLFHGDPHPGNLLLLEGNRLALLDFGIVGRLSRPMQETLVMLCLAVALKDSDSVARILYRVGVPDARANLVGFRNDIEGILGQHLPTTLGQVDTRSLLRDLLDLAVKYRIRIPKEYAILSRASVSTEGMLRSLYPEMNIIEVVLPYAKELLAGRYDPMQLQGGLMRTLLRLQSMAADLPTQLSQILLDMESGKFTVTVRADQFEKLNENLRSAAVIAFMGLCACGFIVGAFISFAPKPWMYGNIPVLGAVGIALAAGLFGAAITWYLFGGRGLGKVRLSRFLKAPKRK
- the nhaA gene encoding Na+/H+ antiporter NhaA; protein product: METPTTSNTPRPRPPAPVPALFRVAIAPLQAFFRLQASSGILLALCAVLAMAWANSPWAPSYAHLFGARLDLGVAGTQVSFTFQQLINDGLMTLFFFLVGMEVKRELSSGELRTLSRAMLPLIAALGGMVVPAALYAAINAGTPAMAGWAIPMATDIAFAIGCLTLVKARVGHGLVVFLTALAIFDDIGGILVIAMFYGTGLHVEWLLAAAAVVALLVAFNRFYVRNGVWWLLAGVALWYTMHHGGIHATLAGVVVGLCIPARPTRPGREVMEELSGYVQGSIAKAEDESMRSAQLLYIEERLEELEPPLNRFEHMLHGWVAYGIVPLFALANSGISLEGMGWGDLLAPLPLGIIVGLFVGKQVGIFAFTVGALKAGVSEMPAGGNLVRLHGVSVVAGIGFTVALFVAGLAFAGQPELLTEAKLGILVGSLLSAVVGYSVLRFVAKPVTPA